One window from the genome of Opitutales bacterium encodes:
- the rlmB gene encoding 23S rRNA (guanosine(2251)-2'-O)-methyltransferase RlmB: MATYSKKKQTRQNRHRGFSTQIPVLSEEEMYQLLAEHNCPFILALDQVQDPHNLGAIMRSADASGVDVVVAPKKGAPPITETVRHIACGGAEHVPYVQVSNLANALRKFRELEIRIVATSDHKGSISLFDCDFAGPVAVVMGAEAAGVRRLTAELSDDLVKIPMSGEVDCLNVSVATGVTLFEAVRQRHR, translated from the coding sequence ATGGCTACCTATTCTAAGAAAAAGCAAACCCGTCAGAATCGTCATCGTGGATTTAGCACGCAGATTCCTGTATTGAGCGAGGAAGAGATGTATCAACTGCTCGCTGAACACAATTGCCCGTTCATCCTGGCTTTGGATCAGGTGCAAGACCCGCACAATCTAGGTGCGATTATGCGTTCGGCGGATGCCTCGGGAGTCGACGTGGTGGTTGCCCCAAAGAAGGGCGCGCCCCCCATCACTGAAACGGTGCGCCATATTGCATGTGGGGGGGCAGAACATGTGCCTTATGTTCAAGTCAGTAACCTTGCGAATGCTTTGCGCAAATTTCGAGAGCTGGAGATTCGTATCGTTGCTACTTCGGACCACAAGGGTTCGATCAGTCTATTTGATTGTGATTTCGCTGGTCCAGTTGCGGTGGTTATGGGTGCCGAGGCCGCAGGTGTACGCCGCCTGACTGCAGAATTATCAGACGACTTGGTAAAGATCCCGATGTCGGGAGAGGTGGATTGCCTCAATGTGTCGGTTGCAACAGGGGTGACGCTCTTTGAGGCGGTTAGGCAGCGGCATCGTTAA
- a CDS encoding OFA family MFS transporter, whose product MKKNRWLIAASAVGIHLSIGSIYAYSAWQMPLENTLGWSTAETSLGFSVAIFFLGLTAAFMARHVELLGARLSGLLSAVFFSLGLLGSGLAVWMEWLWLFYVCFGVLSGIGLGIGYIAPLATLVRWFPERRGVATGMAIMGFGFGGLVCAQFIDWWVPVQGEVALHKEVSPREYAVALEAEDEVALAAMVYTGNAWESGMVQVDQGAEPYRIEVIYRKRDVSAAFLCLGLVYAVVMALSALYITPPEQYSVESSATEGGISLSDLLRSPAFYGLWSMLFINVTCGITVIATAKKMGYEMVGLSLDQASLLVMGISVFNGLGRIFWAAVSDKMGRPNTFILFFMIQFVAFPLLANLTTSPLAFMGVTFLILTCYGGGFATMPAYVSDLFGVKRMPVVYGLILTAWSLAGIVGPMFGAYIYERTQSYQMSLYLFGATFLVALGIAVLLKRESTRIQTTNR is encoded by the coding sequence ATGAAAAAGAACCGTTGGCTTATCGCAGCTTCGGCTGTCGGCATTCATCTGTCGATAGGTTCGATCTATGCATACAGTGCGTGGCAGATGCCTTTGGAAAATACGCTGGGATGGTCTACGGCTGAGACGTCTCTGGGCTTTAGTGTAGCGATCTTTTTTCTTGGTCTGACCGCGGCCTTTATGGCGCGGCATGTCGAGTTACTCGGTGCGCGATTGAGTGGGCTGCTATCAGCAGTTTTTTTCTCCTTGGGTTTGTTAGGATCGGGCCTGGCTGTGTGGATGGAATGGTTGTGGTTGTTCTATGTATGTTTTGGAGTATTAAGCGGAATTGGTCTCGGTATCGGATATATTGCGCCTCTTGCTACTTTGGTGAGGTGGTTTCCTGAGCGTCGGGGAGTTGCCACAGGTATGGCGATAATGGGCTTCGGGTTTGGAGGGCTGGTTTGCGCTCAATTCATCGATTGGTGGGTGCCCGTTCAGGGCGAAGTTGCGCTTCATAAGGAGGTGTCTCCTAGGGAATATGCGGTCGCTCTGGAAGCTGAGGATGAGGTCGCATTGGCCGCGATGGTATACACGGGCAACGCTTGGGAGTCAGGAATGGTTCAGGTAGATCAGGGTGCTGAGCCATACCGCATTGAAGTGATCTATCGTAAACGAGACGTCTCTGCAGCTTTTCTTTGCCTTGGATTAGTCTATGCCGTCGTCATGGCTCTCAGCGCGCTCTATATTACGCCACCGGAGCAATACTCAGTAGAGTCTTCTGCGACGGAAGGGGGTATATCTCTATCGGATTTACTACGTTCACCCGCGTTTTATGGGCTCTGGTCTATGCTGTTTATCAATGTGACCTGCGGGATCACAGTGATCGCGACGGCAAAGAAGATGGGTTACGAAATGGTAGGGTTGTCTTTAGACCAAGCGAGTCTCCTCGTTATGGGCATCTCAGTTTTCAACGGATTGGGACGTATCTTTTGGGCAGCCGTGTCTGATAAAATGGGCCGTCCTAACACGTTTATACTCTTTTTTATGATTCAGTTCGTCGCGTTCCCGCTACTGGCAAACCTCACGACATCGCCGCTCGCTTTCATGGGGGTCACGTTCCTCATCTTGACTTGCTACGGTGGTGGATTCGCGACTATGCCAGCCTATGTGAGTGATCTCTTTGGTGTGAAACGCATGCCTGTTGTCTATGGTTTGATACTGACCGCTTGGTCGTTGGCCGGTATCGTAGGTCCGATGTTCGGTGCCTATATCTACGAGCGCACCCAAAGTTATCAGATGAGTCTCTATCTCTTTGGCGCTACGTTTTTGGTGGCCTTGGGGATTGCTGTTCTCCTGAAGCGAGAGTCTACACGCATTCAAACAACCAATCGCTAG
- a CDS encoding TIGR03790 family protein: MNHLKNASLYILLIASLSTASFGAVDTKNVYIVQNINSEDSIFISEYYAQVRGIPSNNILRLSLPTREEIASNKFYESVYNPVIEALFDQGAMTGEVHKEKNRNGRLLYRVDSTSIDFLVTTIGTPLKMKHSRKMKGERMGIDYSLRTSKGSIDSHLAQILSIEKDIVGPVQNPLFDIDLSIEESRNMVLKVSRLDGPNVSAVKELIDNAIYAEKNAFYGSAVVEKDGPHAAGKYWLKTAQSYLETSGITIERDCLVNTSRTVGNDAVSFYFGWYQSKPPRALRNKDFKFKKGAIGFHIHSYSGKSLVDENSWVAFLISRGVSCTVGNTYEPYLRHTHRPQIMFHALRQGKTWGEAAYQSINCIGWQGVVIGDPLYRPFTPQPAFHLLASNDRQIGY, translated from the coding sequence ATGAACCACTTAAAGAACGCATCTTTATACATATTATTGATTGCAAGTCTTTCTACAGCCAGCTTCGGTGCAGTAGACACAAAGAATGTTTATATCGTACAGAACATAAATTCTGAGGATTCGATATTTATATCAGAATACTATGCACAAGTAAGGGGTATACCTAGCAATAACATATTGAGGCTATCACTACCCACTCGTGAAGAGATTGCTTCTAATAAGTTTTATGAATCCGTCTACAACCCTGTGATCGAAGCCCTATTTGACCAAGGTGCAATGACCGGTGAGGTTCATAAAGAAAAGAACAGAAATGGAAGGCTGCTCTATAGAGTCGATTCTACTTCGATCGACTTCTTGGTGACGACGATTGGGACCCCTCTTAAGATGAAGCACTCTCGCAAGATGAAGGGTGAACGAATGGGAATTGATTATTCTCTCAGGACATCAAAGGGATCCATAGATTCACACCTCGCTCAAATTTTATCCATAGAGAAGGATATCGTCGGGCCAGTCCAAAATCCCCTTTTTGACATCGACCTCAGTATAGAAGAATCTAGAAATATGGTGCTCAAGGTATCACGCTTGGACGGACCAAACGTGTCTGCGGTAAAAGAACTTATAGACAATGCAATCTATGCAGAAAAAAACGCATTTTATGGATCAGCCGTCGTCGAAAAAGATGGGCCACATGCCGCGGGTAAATATTGGCTAAAAACGGCGCAGTCTTATTTGGAAACATCAGGAATTACGATAGAACGCGACTGCCTAGTAAACACATCGCGCACAGTCGGCAATGACGCTGTCTCATTCTATTTTGGTTGGTATCAAAGCAAGCCCCCACGGGCATTGAGAAATAAGGACTTCAAGTTCAAAAAGGGAGCAATAGGTTTTCACATTCACAGTTATTCAGGAAAGTCCTTGGTAGATGAGAACTCCTGGGTCGCGTTTCTAATTAGCCGCGGCGTATCATGCACCGTCGGTAACACTTACGAACCTTATCTTAGGCACACGCATCGTCCACAGATCATGTTTCACGCTCTGAGACAGGGAAAGACTTGGGGTGAAGCTGCTTATCAATCCATAAACTGCATCGGCTGGCAGGGGGTGGTCATTGGTGACCCCCTCTACCGACCCTTCACACCTCAGCCAGCTTTTCATTTGCTTGCATCGAATGATCGACAGATAGGTTATTGA
- a CDS encoding tRNA-dihydrouridine synthase family protein, with the protein MALSWFQDGKFPLYLAPMAGFTDTVFRQLCRSEGADVVVSEFVLADALIHGDSATWETVDFSEDQRPMGIQIFGSSSGVMAEAAQRLVDRHQPDFIDLNFGCPSDKVTCRDAGSSLLRNPAKLQSIAAAVVRALPGLPVTGKIRVGWDDSSIVATDVARRLEDAGVEAVAIHGRTKEQGYTGQARWHLIYEAAEAVNIPVIGNGNIESAADIERVRSESRVAGAMIGRAALGYPWIFGEIKHMLATGERPPRLTLEKRWETIIRFAEMLSSRPARQKFGGQLRWMRPKLSKLTKDMTACKKARGGLAQVNSIEELRVLAADHIARYADADKAILSRDKHAGAQAIVA; encoded by the coding sequence ATGGCGCTTTCTTGGTTTCAGGACGGAAAATTCCCCCTCTACTTAGCTCCGATGGCTGGTTTTACGGACACGGTGTTTCGTCAACTGTGTCGTTCGGAGGGGGCTGATGTAGTCGTATCGGAGTTTGTTTTGGCTGATGCATTGATTCATGGCGACTCAGCAACCTGGGAAACTGTGGATTTTTCAGAAGACCAGCGCCCAATGGGTATTCAGATTTTTGGATCTTCGTCTGGAGTTATGGCCGAAGCGGCTCAGCGTTTAGTAGACCGGCATCAGCCGGATTTTATCGACCTTAATTTTGGTTGTCCATCCGACAAGGTGACCTGCCGCGATGCCGGCTCCTCGCTTTTACGAAATCCCGCAAAGCTGCAATCGATTGCTGCCGCGGTTGTGCGCGCCTTACCAGGTTTGCCGGTGACGGGAAAGATCCGAGTCGGCTGGGACGATAGTAGCATTGTCGCCACCGATGTAGCGCGACGTTTGGAGGACGCGGGTGTGGAGGCAGTGGCCATTCACGGGCGAACCAAAGAACAGGGTTACACGGGGCAAGCCCGCTGGCATCTGATATACGAGGCAGCAGAAGCGGTGAACATCCCTGTGATTGGGAATGGAAACATTGAATCCGCCGCTGACATTGAGCGTGTTCGGTCTGAGTCACGTGTAGCGGGTGCTATGATTGGCCGAGCCGCATTGGGTTATCCGTGGATATTTGGTGAGATCAAACACATGTTGGCAACAGGAGAGAGGCCACCGAGGCTCACTCTTGAGAAGCGCTGGGAAACGATCATTCGTTTCGCTGAGATGCTTTCAAGCAGACCTGCTAGACAGAAATTCGGCGGGCAACTCCGCTGGATGCGTCCTAAACTTTCTAAACTGACCAAGGACATGACAGCGTGCAAAAAAGCACGGGGTGGCTTGGCTCAGGTGAATTCAATCGAAGAGCTTAGGGTATTGGCCGCGGACCATATTGCTCGCTACGCAGATGCGGACAAAGCCATACTTTCTCGAGACAAGCATGCCGGAGCCCAGGCTATTGTCGCTTAA
- a CDS encoding adenosylhomocysteinase produces the protein MATETLTTTDYKVADISLADWGRKEIDIAEKEMPGLMAVREKYGPEKPLSGVRIMGSLHMTIQTAVLIESLVALGADVRWCSCNIFSTQDHAAAAIAVTGVPVFAWKGESLEEYWDCTYKALTWPDGKGPQLIVDDGGDATLLIHKGYELETENSDWVDSESESEEEQIIKNLLKQINSEDPIRWSNTVKEWKGVSEETTTGVHRLYKMQEEGKLLVPAINVNDSVTKSKFDNLYGCRESLIDGIKRATDVMIAGKVAVICGYGDVGKGCAQALKGMGAQIIVTEVDPICALQAAMEGFKVTTIEDALPVGDIYVTTTGNKDIITFEHMRQMRDQAIICNIGHFDNEIQVVKLNEAPGVQRINIKPQVDQYNFPEGHSIFLLAEGRLVNLGCATGHPSFVMSNSFTNQVLAQMDLWKQVEKYTPGVYILPKYLDEEVARLHLDRIGAKLTVLSDNQADYIGVKSKGPFKQEHYRY, from the coding sequence ATGGCTACCGAAACCCTCACCACTACCGACTACAAGGTTGCAGACATCTCCCTAGCCGACTGGGGACGCAAAGAGATCGACATCGCCGAAAAGGAAATGCCCGGCTTGATGGCCGTTCGTGAAAAATACGGCCCGGAGAAACCACTCTCTGGAGTTCGCATCATGGGATCGCTCCACATGACCATCCAAACAGCGGTGCTCATCGAGTCCCTCGTTGCTCTGGGCGCAGACGTCCGCTGGTGCTCGTGTAATATTTTCTCTACACAAGATCACGCAGCCGCAGCCATCGCTGTCACCGGCGTTCCAGTCTTCGCCTGGAAAGGCGAGTCACTTGAGGAGTATTGGGACTGCACATACAAGGCACTGACGTGGCCAGATGGCAAAGGCCCACAGCTGATCGTCGACGATGGCGGTGATGCTACGCTACTCATCCACAAAGGCTATGAGCTCGAAACTGAAAACAGCGATTGGGTCGATTCAGAATCTGAAAGCGAGGAAGAGCAGATCATCAAGAACCTCCTCAAACAGATAAACAGCGAAGACCCCATTCGCTGGTCCAACACAGTCAAAGAGTGGAAGGGTGTATCCGAAGAGACTACCACCGGAGTTCATCGCCTCTACAAGATGCAAGAAGAAGGCAAACTCCTCGTCCCAGCGATTAATGTAAACGACTCCGTAACCAAGTCGAAATTTGACAACCTTTACGGCTGCCGTGAGTCCCTCATCGACGGAATCAAGCGCGCCACAGACGTCATGATCGCCGGGAAAGTCGCAGTAATTTGCGGATACGGCGATGTAGGCAAAGGCTGTGCCCAAGCTCTCAAAGGCATGGGCGCGCAGATTATTGTCACCGAAGTCGACCCCATCTGCGCCCTTCAGGCCGCTATGGAAGGCTTCAAGGTCACCACAATCGAGGACGCACTGCCAGTCGGAGACATCTACGTCACGACCACTGGCAATAAGGACATCATCACTTTCGAGCACATGCGCCAGATGCGCGATCAGGCCATAATCTGTAACATCGGCCACTTCGACAATGAGATCCAGGTCGTGAAATTAAACGAAGCTCCCGGCGTTCAGCGCATCAACATCAAGCCTCAGGTCGACCAATACAACTTCCCAGAAGGACACTCTATTTTCCTTCTCGCAGAAGGCCGTTTGGTCAACCTCGGTTGCGCCACCGGGCACCCGTCGTTTGTGATGTCGAACTCGTTCACAAACCAAGTATTAGCACAGATGGATCTCTGGAAGCAGGTCGAGAAATACACACCCGGCGTCTATATCCTCCCAAAATACTTGGACGAGGAAGTCGCCCGTCTCCACCTCGACCGCATCGGCGCCAAGCTCACAGTCCTTTCAGACAATCAAGCCGACTACATTGGCGTGAAGTCAAAGGGGCCGTTCAAACAAGAGCACTACCGCTATTAA
- a CDS encoding methionine adenosyltransferase — translation MANFIFSSESVGEGHPDKVADFVSDSILDACFEQDTASRVACETLVKSNCAFLAGELTTAAKIDFEAVVREAIREIGYTNDDDVFQADSVFITNALTTQSPDIAQGVDAAGAEGKATAEQGAGDQGIMFGFATNETPELMPAPVIFAHTVMKELSRVRKETNLAPWLRPDAKSQVAVKYEDGKITGIQNVVVSTQHTADVTHAEIEAFITEEIVKQVLPTELFTDETEFLINPTGKFIIGGPQGDAGLTGRKIIVDTYGGWGRHGGGAFSGKDPSKVDRSAAYMCRWVAKNIVAAGLADSVEVQVAYAIGYPHPTSICVNTFGTGKAPDEAIAAALPKVFSFKPADIVSQLDLLRPIYRGTTFYGHFGKTNLPWEQTDKTSELQAAL, via the coding sequence ATGGCCAATTTTATCTTCTCATCTGAATCCGTCGGTGAAGGGCATCCCGACAAAGTTGCCGACTTCGTTTCTGACAGCATCCTCGATGCTTGCTTTGAACAGGACACCGCCAGTCGAGTGGCCTGCGAAACCCTAGTAAAGAGCAACTGTGCATTTCTCGCCGGCGAGCTGACTACCGCAGCAAAGATCGATTTTGAGGCCGTTGTCCGAGAGGCCATTCGGGAGATTGGCTATACAAACGACGACGATGTTTTCCAAGCCGATAGCGTATTCATTACCAATGCACTTACGACCCAATCTCCCGACATCGCTCAAGGGGTGGATGCTGCAGGAGCCGAAGGTAAAGCGACTGCAGAACAAGGGGCCGGCGACCAGGGAATCATGTTTGGGTTTGCCACAAACGAAACACCCGAACTGATGCCCGCACCCGTCATCTTCGCTCACACTGTAATGAAAGAGCTCAGCCGGGTGCGCAAGGAGACAAATCTCGCACCGTGGTTACGCCCCGACGCTAAGTCTCAAGTGGCTGTAAAATATGAAGATGGAAAAATCACCGGCATCCAAAATGTCGTTGTTTCCACGCAGCACACCGCAGATGTGACTCATGCCGAGATTGAAGCATTTATCACCGAAGAGATCGTTAAGCAGGTCTTACCGACCGAATTATTCACCGATGAAACCGAGTTTCTGATTAACCCGACTGGTAAGTTCATTATCGGCGGCCCTCAAGGCGATGCTGGCCTAACGGGGCGGAAAATCATTGTGGATACCTATGGCGGCTGGGGTCGTCACGGAGGGGGTGCATTCTCGGGCAAAGACCCCTCTAAGGTAGATCGCTCGGCGGCTTACATGTGTCGTTGGGTTGCCAAAAATATCGTGGCTGCAGGACTTGCAGACTCAGTAGAAGTCCAGGTGGCCTACGCCATCGGCTACCCCCATCCCACCAGTATTTGCGTCAACACCTTTGGCACGGGCAAGGCACCCGATGAAGCCATCGCCGCCGCCCTACCGAAGGTCTTCAGTTTCAAACCAGCGGACATTGTCTCACAACTCGACCTGCTGCGTCCGATCTACCGCGGCACCACTTTTTACGGCCACTTCGGCAAGACTAATCTGCCTTGGGAACAAACCGACAAAACCAGCGAGCTCCAAGCTGCCCTCTAA
- a CDS encoding thiamine diphosphokinase, producing the protein MTPSGPSLCLIVLGGEPPAPALLEYWYGRATFAIGADGGVDAFLQAGVMPNVAIGDFDSFQGDLNTLTCRVDVKEQQDSTDFEKALGAVPENIPFHHFVILGATGGRLDHSLTNLLIAGRAFPESRFEIIDDQQRVIRVNAEWALHEERVESGQTISLVPFDTATGVSATGLHWPLNDATLRIGGLLGQSNMADSESISVSISSGLLFVILNMPGNAEPQIG; encoded by the coding sequence ATGACCCCATCAGGTCCGTCTCTGTGTCTGATCGTCCTGGGCGGAGAGCCTCCGGCGCCTGCATTACTTGAATATTGGTATGGCCGGGCAACCTTTGCGATTGGCGCTGACGGGGGCGTCGATGCCTTTCTTCAGGCAGGAGTCATGCCCAATGTGGCGATCGGAGACTTCGACTCATTTCAAGGAGACTTGAATACGTTGACTTGCCGGGTAGACGTCAAAGAACAACAAGATTCTACCGACTTCGAGAAAGCTTTAGGGGCTGTGCCTGAGAATATACCTTTCCATCACTTCGTCATTTTGGGAGCGACTGGGGGGCGTCTTGATCATTCGCTAACAAATCTGCTTATTGCGGGGCGTGCTTTTCCCGAATCACGCTTTGAAATCATCGACGACCAACAGCGTGTCATCCGAGTAAATGCCGAATGGGCGTTGCACGAGGAACGCGTTGAGTCCGGTCAAACCATTAGTCTGGTGCCGTTTGATACTGCGACAGGTGTCTCTGCCACGGGTTTACATTGGCCATTGAACGATGCGACGCTTCGAATAGGGGGCTTGCTGGGTCAAAGCAATATGGCGGATTCAGAGTCGATTTCGGTGTCTATATCCAGCGGATTGTTATTTGTGATTCTGAATATGCCTGGGAACGCCGAGCCACAGATCGGCTAA
- a CDS encoding SRPBCC family protein, which translates to MPKFSVDCSILVSGSPEQAYPIVRDFKEWRGWSPWLIMEEAAEMSVAPDGDSYTWAGKLVGEGGMTLQKEKPFSSIHFGLEFIKPWKSRADIAFYFEEEGDQTRVRWTMESQLPWFLFWMKGMMTTFISMDYNRGLGMLKDRIELGAVPSVLEIVGEKSFSGTPFVGRKTTCKMADIAAAMAEEMKAIDAWVTSSGIPTAEQAFSIYHAFDMKRGETTFTTGIPAPDGDVPLVEGMVSGEIPALSTFQIRHTGPYRHLGNAWSAGMLRDRNKVFKKDKSFPPFEIYTNDPVNTPEERVETVVHFPLK; encoded by the coding sequence ATGCCTAAATTTTCTGTCGATTGTTCTATCCTCGTGTCCGGCTCGCCGGAGCAAGCTTACCCGATTGTAAGGGACTTCAAGGAGTGGCGTGGTTGGTCGCCGTGGTTGATTATGGAGGAGGCTGCCGAGATGAGCGTGGCACCCGATGGAGACAGCTATACTTGGGCCGGAAAGCTTGTGGGCGAGGGCGGGATGACACTTCAGAAGGAGAAGCCCTTCAGCTCGATTCATTTTGGTTTGGAGTTTATCAAGCCTTGGAAGTCGCGGGCTGACATAGCGTTTTATTTTGAAGAAGAGGGCGATCAGACGCGGGTTCGTTGGACAATGGAGAGTCAGTTGCCGTGGTTTCTGTTTTGGATGAAAGGGATGATGACCACGTTTATCTCAATGGACTATAACCGTGGTCTGGGGATGCTGAAGGATCGGATTGAGCTGGGCGCCGTGCCCTCGGTGCTGGAAATAGTCGGAGAGAAATCCTTTTCAGGGACTCCCTTTGTTGGACGGAAAACCACATGTAAAATGGCCGACATAGCTGCTGCGATGGCAGAGGAAATGAAGGCTATCGATGCATGGGTCACATCTTCAGGAATCCCAACCGCAGAACAGGCATTTTCAATTTATCACGCATTCGACATGAAGCGTGGAGAGACGACATTCACCACGGGCATCCCCGCACCGGACGGAGATGTGCCACTGGTGGAGGGCATGGTTTCAGGTGAGATTCCGGCATTGAGCACTTTTCAAATACGTCACACTGGACCTTATCGTCACTTGGGCAATGCGTGGTCAGCTGGAATGCTCCGCGACCGCAACAAAGTCTTCAAAAAAGACAAGAGCTTCCCGCCCTTTGAAATCTACACGAACGATCCCGTGAATACACCTGAGGAGCGGGTGGAGACAGTCGTGCATTTTCCTTTGAAGT
- a CDS encoding cupin domain-containing protein, with translation MSEKRSHIVRPDDHEWTEKFIPAATADRRGLYKKLSSHHGLSQLEARLTRIPPGESNTWFHTHSHCEEWFYVTAGCCHAHINGAWQEIQTGDSIATWPGEWHTFRNFGDIDCDILMVGVENPNDRATRKAEPNAPAEVGPQPDPEQPKG, from the coding sequence ATGTCAGAAAAAAGATCCCATATTGTGCGTCCAGATGATCATGAATGGACGGAGAAATTTATTCCGGCAGCGACTGCTGATCGGCGTGGTCTTTATAAGAAGCTTTCCTCGCACCATGGCCTGAGTCAGCTTGAAGCACGCCTCACCCGTATTCCGCCAGGGGAGTCCAACACATGGTTTCATACCCACAGTCATTGTGAAGAATGGTTCTATGTCACCGCAGGTTGTTGCCATGCCCATATCAATGGAGCCTGGCAGGAGATTCAGACTGGTGATTCCATCGCAACATGGCCGGGGGAGTGGCATACATTCCGCAATTTCGGCGATATTGACTGTGATATCTTGATGGTCGGCGTGGAGAACCCCAATGATCGTGCTACTCGAAAAGCCGAACCCAATGCGCCCGCTGAAGTGGGTCCTCAACCTGATCCAGAACAACCAAAGGGTTGA
- a CDS encoding type IIA DNA topoisomerase subunit B, with amino-acid sequence MADAVTYTEDNIRSLKWNEHIQLRPGMYIGKLGNGSQPDDGVYVLLKEIIDNSIDEHMMGHGKRIDVDVASDGTVTVRDYGRGIPLGKVVDCVSQINTGGKYDSKAFKKSVGMNGVGTKAVNALSSWFKVESFRDGKSRSAAFAGGEITEEDKQDQQSAEKNGTRFSYRASDDIFRDYKYELSFIEERLRHYACLNTGLKLFLNGKEFSSKNGLLDLLSEKLGSEEPAIYAPIHLKGEDIELAITHAGHYGEDYYSFVNGQYTSQGGTHEAAFRQAYVKTIREFFKKDFDAKDIRTSITAAIAIKVSEPVFESQTKTKLGSTEMEPDGQSLNAFISGFISKELDNYLHRNPAVAEELQKKIVQNEKERTALKGIQKLARERAKKAKINNRKLRDCTIHYTDTKDARAEDTTLFITEGDSASGSITASRDVHTQAVFGLKGKPLNAFGLTKKVVYENEEFNLLQHALDIEDSLDSLRYNRVVIATDADVDGFHIRMLLITFFLQFFPDLVRRGHLYILQTPLFRVRNKKETIYCYSDAERKVAVDKLGANPEITRFKGLGEIDPSEFKNFIGWDMRLDLVHIGHDSKIKETVAFFMGKNTEDRKRYTMDHLRIEKNGVDDEAVA; translated from the coding sequence ATGGCCGACGCAGTCACTTACACCGAAGATAATATCCGTTCCCTCAAGTGGAATGAACACATCCAGCTCCGCCCCGGCATGTATATCGGAAAGCTGGGCAACGGATCTCAGCCTGACGATGGTGTATATGTGCTGCTCAAGGAGATCATCGATAACTCAATCGATGAGCACATGATGGGACACGGTAAACGGATCGATGTGGACGTCGCGTCAGATGGAACCGTGACGGTGCGCGACTATGGCCGCGGCATTCCTCTCGGAAAGGTCGTCGACTGCGTCAGTCAGATCAACACCGGGGGTAAATACGACTCTAAAGCCTTTAAAAAGTCAGTCGGCATGAATGGCGTAGGCACCAAAGCCGTCAATGCCCTCTCCTCGTGGTTCAAGGTCGAGTCTTTCCGCGATGGCAAATCGCGCTCTGCGGCCTTCGCCGGGGGTGAGATCACCGAAGAGGATAAACAAGACCAACAATCTGCGGAGAAAAATGGTACGCGCTTCAGCTACCGTGCCTCGGATGACATTTTTAGGGACTACAAATACGAGCTCAGCTTCATTGAGGAACGTCTGCGGCACTACGCCTGCCTCAATACAGGTCTAAAGCTGTTCCTTAACGGTAAGGAGTTCTCGTCGAAAAATGGCCTGCTCGATTTGCTCTCAGAAAAGCTGGGGTCGGAAGAACCTGCCATTTACGCCCCAATCCACCTTAAAGGAGAAGATATCGAACTCGCCATCACCCATGCGGGGCATTACGGCGAGGATTACTACTCTTTCGTCAACGGACAATACACCTCGCAAGGCGGTACCCATGAAGCCGCATTTCGCCAGGCCTATGTGAAGACCATCCGTGAATTTTTCAAAAAAGACTTCGACGCCAAGGATATCCGCACATCTATCACTGCCGCTATCGCGATAAAAGTCTCCGAGCCTGTCTTCGAATCTCAGACAAAGACCAAGCTAGGCAGTACCGAAATGGAGCCAGACGGCCAAAGCTTGAATGCATTCATCTCCGGATTCATCTCCAAAGAGCTCGACAACTACCTCCACCGTAACCCTGCGGTCGCCGAGGAGCTTCAGAAGAAAATCGTCCAAAACGAAAAAGAGCGTACCGCACTTAAAGGAATCCAAAAGCTCGCCCGTGAACGCGCGAAAAAGGCAAAAATCAACAACCGCAAGCTTCGCGATTGCACCATTCACTACACCGACACCAAGGACGCGCGTGCTGAAGACACGACTCTCTTTATTACTGAGGGGGATTCAGCTTCGGGATCCATCACCGCGTCGCGCGATGTCCACACCCAGGCTGTTTTTGGACTCAAGGGAAAACCACTCAACGCCTTCGGACTAACCAAAAAGGTGGTCTATGAAAACGAAGAGTTCAACCTCCTTCAACACGCCCTAGATATCGAAGACTCACTCGACAGCTTGCGTTACAACCGGGTCGTCATCGCCACAGATGCCGACGTCGATGGTTTCCACATCCGCATGTTATTAATCACATTTTTCCTGCAGTTTTTTCCAGACCTGGTCCGCCGTGGGCATCTGTATATTTTGCAAACGCCTCTGTTTCGGGTCCGCAACAAAAAGGAAACCATCTACTGCTATTCGGATGCCGAGCGCAAAGTCGCTGTCGACAAACTGGGAGCAAACCCCGAGATCACACGATTTAAGGGCCTCGGTGAAATTGACCCCAGTGAATTCAAAAACTTTATCGGCTGGGACATGCGGCTCGACCTCGTCCACATTGGCCACGATTCCAAAATCAAGGAAACCGTAGCATTCTTCATGGGTAAGAATACAGAAGACCGCAAGCGCTACACTATGGATCACCTGCGTATCGAAAAGAACGGCGTGGACGACGAAGCCGTTGCGTGA